The following are encoded together in the Sediminitomix flava genome:
- a CDS encoding porin family protein: MNSKKIILSIFFSFFTLFAFAQEFQIGISQGFNTLRTSQQGQNINSTSVNGKKGMGTSLVAEMYLSEHVGFSTGFIFENRSYAIDDGVVFQSEVDNLNPYLIPATHDLFYKTVPILIKFRSKGDKGKFYIEGGSYVSWLQGSSVQDVSYDFGSVLENENLFNDFDMGFSFGTGVDLYIVENIILGFNARLNLGLVDMNAKEWPEDVFKEESLKNNTLQFSASLKYVLGKG; this comes from the coding sequence ATGAACTCAAAAAAAATCATCCTCTCAATTTTTTTCAGTTTTTTTACACTGTTTGCTTTTGCCCAAGAATTTCAAATTGGTATTTCTCAAGGTTTTAATACTCTGAGAACAAGTCAACAAGGGCAGAACATAAATTCGACATCTGTAAATGGTAAGAAAGGAATGGGTACATCTTTAGTAGCTGAAATGTACCTATCTGAACATGTCGGGTTTTCTACAGGCTTTATATTTGAAAACAGGTCATATGCCATAGATGATGGTGTTGTATTTCAGTCTGAGGTTGATAACCTAAACCCGTATCTTATTCCAGCAACTCACGATCTTTTTTATAAAACAGTACCTATTCTAATCAAATTCAGATCAAAAGGTGATAAGGGGAAATTCTATATTGAAGGTGGAAGTTATGTGTCCTGGCTTCAAGGTTCTAGTGTCCAAGATGTATCCTATGATTTTGGTTCAGTATTGGAAAACGAAAATCTTTTTAATGATTTTGATATGGGATTTTCATTTGGTACTGGGGTTGATCTTTACATTGTGGAAAATATTATTTTAGGATTTAACGCTCGACTCAATTTAGGACTTGTTGATATGAATGCTAAAGAATGGCCTGAAGATGTGTTCAAAGAAGAATCTTTAAAGAACAATACCCTTCAATTTTCTGCATCTCTCAAATATGTTTTAGGAAAAGGCTAA
- a CDS encoding YraN family protein, with translation MGNNHLQKGKKGELIAREYLTEKGYEILAQNYRYKRSEVDIIAFKSPFLVFIEVKYRSSDRFGFPEAAVSSHKEKMLKQAAEFYLENFEKEAFLRFDIVAILERNTKIDVQHFEDAFF, from the coding sequence TTGGGAAATAACCATCTTCAGAAAGGAAAAAAAGGAGAGTTGATCGCTCGAGAATATCTGACTGAAAAAGGCTATGAGATATTAGCCCAAAACTATCGTTACAAACGTAGTGAAGTCGATATTATAGCGTTCAAGTCTCCTTTTTTAGTATTTATAGAGGTGAAATACAGAAGCTCAGATCGTTTTGGATTTCCAGAAGCAGCGGTAAGTTCCCACAAAGAAAAAATGCTAAAACAAGCTGCTGAATTTTACCTAGAAAACTTTGAGAAAGAAGCATTTCTTCGTTTTGATATTGTCGCTATCCTAGAGAGAAATACTAAGATCGATGTTCAGCATTTTGAAGATGCATTCTTTTAG
- a CDS encoding DUF2911 domain-containing protein yields the protein MRTKFSTLIGLIGLVFFAFGTQAQQLPAPSPAASVSQTVGLTEITIDYSSPAVKGRTVFGELEPFGKAWRAGANAPTKITFSSDVKIGGKDVKAGSYNIFLTPQAEGQDWTFHFNGAGKSIFAYNTAEGQDYAAIEADDVASTKVKAEAAPMRERLVYLIESVSDSEGKVTLWWDKTMVSFSVETPTTALAEANVEKTIKELNGTWRKYFDIANYYAASDLEKALSFIDKSIEADKAHVAPAFTKAQFLAKQENFDAAMAQLLVALSLDTQKGWFNYLKPQMDASKEEWMSKVSKTWKKKNKKLIQ from the coding sequence ATGAGAACAAAATTCTCTACACTGATCGGATTGATCGGTTTGGTATTTTTTGCATTCGGAACACAAGCACAACAATTGCCAGCGCCTAGCCCTGCTGCTTCTGTTTCTCAGACAGTAGGTCTTACAGAAATTACGATTGATTACTCATCTCCTGCCGTAAAAGGACGTACAGTATTTGGTGAATTAGAGCCTTTCGGTAAAGCTTGGAGAGCAGGTGCAAATGCGCCTACTAAAATCACTTTCAGCTCAGATGTAAAGATTGGTGGTAAAGATGTGAAAGCAGGTTCTTACAACATCTTCCTAACTCCTCAAGCTGAAGGACAAGACTGGACTTTCCACTTCAACGGAGCAGGTAAAAGCATCTTCGCTTACAACACTGCTGAAGGACAAGATTACGCTGCTATCGAAGCTGACGATGTGGCTAGTACAAAAGTAAAAGCTGAAGCAGCTCCAATGCGTGAGCGTTTGGTTTACCTTATCGAGAGTGTTTCTGACTCTGAAGGTAAAGTTACTTTGTGGTGGGACAAAACAATGGTTTCTTTCTCAGTAGAGACACCTACAACAGCACTAGCTGAAGCTAATGTTGAAAAAACAATCAAAGAACTTAACGGAACTTGGAGAAAGTATTTTGACATCGCGAACTACTATGCAGCTAGCGATCTTGAAAAAGCACTTTCATTCATTGACAAGTCTATCGAAGCTGACAAAGCTCATGTAGCTCCAGCATTCACTAAAGCGCAATTCTTGGCTAAACAAGAAAACTTTGACGCTGCAATGGCTCAATTGCTAGTAGCGCTTTCTTTGGACACTCAAAAAGGATGGTTCAACTACTTGAAGCCTCAAATGGATGCTTCTAAAGAAGAGTGGATGTCTAAAGTTTCTAAAACTTGGAAAAAGAAAAACAAGAAACTTATCCAATAG
- a CDS encoding c-type cytochrome — MMTGITHTHKLVVTLFLLIYLIKLVLLLTNKKDALANFTKRFKVPEMIISFLFLATGGYMLYSGVAYTNLFAFKLAAVFASIPLAIIGFKKQNKALAVLSVLLIFGAYGMAEVHKKKVARGEVSSAIEEASSETVSAELEVGYRVYKQRCNVCHGKDGAKQLSGAANLQESELNQEDIIHIINNGKGRMASYGNLLTKDEINEVAKYVQSLRK, encoded by the coding sequence ATGATGACTGGAATTACCCACACGCACAAGCTTGTGGTTACATTGTTTTTGTTGATTTACTTAATCAAACTCGTACTTCTTCTCACAAATAAGAAGGATGCCCTCGCAAATTTCACAAAGAGATTCAAAGTCCCTGAAATGATCATCAGCTTCCTTTTCCTTGCTACAGGAGGATATATGCTGTATTCAGGAGTAGCTTACACAAACCTTTTTGCCTTTAAATTAGCAGCTGTTTTTGCATCAATTCCACTTGCTATCATTGGATTCAAAAAGCAGAATAAAGCTTTAGCGGTACTTTCTGTATTGTTGATTTTCGGAGCATACGGAATGGCTGAAGTTCACAAGAAGAAAGTAGCTCGTGGAGAAGTATCTTCAGCTATTGAAGAAGCATCTTCTGAAACTGTTTCTGCAGAATTGGAAGTAGGGTACAGAGTTTATAAACAACGTTGTAATGTTTGTCATGGAAAAGACGGTGCAAAGCAACTAAGTGGTGCTGCAAACCTTCAAGAAAGTGAATTGAATCAAGAAGACATCATCCATATCATCAATAATGGTAAAGGACGTATGGCTTCTTATGGAAACTTACTGACAAAAGATGAAATCAATGAGGTTGCTAAATACGTACAAAGCCTCAGAAAATAA
- a CDS encoding transporter substrate-binding domain-containing protein, whose protein sequence is MKRKYMQQLSTLRLTIFFYLLLFFSFPNAISAMDEEPKEFPKILKVGVQEDPPFVMKDEDGSFYGLSIDLWYMLAEELHLLYEFEEYEHTSAMLLGLSRKKIDLSINPMPVSGTRIRQLGVTHPFFTSSIGVAVRNAEDSQIQIFVSNIFSYGFIKLVMLLMMIVFGFGVLVWLAERKINQHEFRDGIVGIMDGIWWSTVTITTVGYGDKTPKTPLGRFISMLWMFAAISLISSFTATITSRLTVNQLEYQIENLEDLKKVKKIGTVNFSSSHDFLDNYNISTYKVYETPKDGMIALSKKEIDVFVYEKPVMKYLTNVEQLSNKLKIMPVTFNRHYFSLLMPKQSKLLDKINPELADKTSKSAWKRVLEKYNLHQ, encoded by the coding sequence ATGAAAAGGAAATACATGCAACAACTTTCTACGCTACGACTAACTATATTCTTTTATTTACTACTCTTTTTCTCCTTTCCCAATGCCATTTCAGCAATGGATGAAGAGCCAAAAGAGTTTCCCAAAATCTTGAAAGTAGGAGTTCAAGAAGACCCACCTTTTGTGATGAAAGATGAGGATGGGTCGTTCTATGGCTTGAGTATTGATCTTTGGTACATGCTTGCCGAAGAGTTACATCTGCTTTATGAGTTTGAGGAATATGAACATACTTCTGCAATGCTTTTAGGTTTGAGCAGAAAAAAAATAGACTTGTCGATAAACCCAATGCCTGTGAGTGGAACACGTATCCGACAATTAGGAGTTACGCATCCATTTTTTACTTCTAGTATTGGTGTTGCTGTTCGAAATGCCGAAGATTCTCAAATACAGATATTTGTTTCCAATATTTTCTCATACGGATTTATCAAGCTCGTCATGCTCTTGATGATGATCGTATTTGGTTTTGGAGTCTTGGTTTGGTTGGCAGAACGTAAGATTAACCAACATGAATTTAGAGATGGAATAGTTGGAATTATGGATGGGATTTGGTGGTCAACAGTGACTATTACAACTGTCGGTTATGGTGATAAAACTCCGAAAACTCCGCTAGGAAGGTTTATTTCTATGTTGTGGATGTTTGCAGCTATTAGTTTGATTTCCAGTTTTACAGCGACGATTACGTCTCGTCTTACAGTAAATCAATTGGAATATCAGATTGAGAATCTTGAAGACTTGAAAAAGGTTAAAAAAATTGGGACAGTCAACTTTTCAAGCAGCCACGATTTCTTAGATAATTATAATATTTCGACCTATAAGGTTTATGAAACACCTAAGGATGGTATGATTGCCTTATCTAAAAAAGAAATAGATGTATTTGTCTATGAAAAACCAGTGATGAAATATCTCACGAATGTAGAACAGCTTTCCAATAAATTGAAGATAATGCCAGTTACATTTAATCGTCATTACTTCAGTCTTCTGATGCCAAAACAAAGTAAACTGCTAGATAAAATAAACCCTGAACTTGCTGATAAAACCTCAAAATCAGCATGGAAACGTGTATTAGAAAAGTATAATCTCCATCAATAA
- the trxA gene encoding thioredoxin, producing the protein MSKFQKLISDPNTPVLVDFYADWCQPCHALAPVLKEVAGNMGDAIKIIKVNVDKNQAVSQKYQVRSIPTMILFKGGVMQWRGTGVKSATELEGILKQHI; encoded by the coding sequence ATGAGTAAGTTCCAGAAGTTAATTAGTGATCCGAATACTCCAGTTTTAGTAGATTTCTATGCAGATTGGTGTCAGCCTTGTCATGCACTCGCACCAGTATTAAAAGAGGTTGCAGGAAATATGGGAGATGCCATCAAAATTATAAAGGTCAATGTAGACAAGAATCAAGCGGTATCGCAGAAATATCAAGTGCGTAGTATTCCGACAATGATTCTTTTCAAAGGAGGGGTGATGCAATGGAGAGGTACAGGAGTTAAATCGGCTACAGAGTTAGAAGGAATTTTAAAACAGCATATTTAA